Below is a genomic region from Erigeron canadensis isolate Cc75 chromosome 7, C_canadensis_v1, whole genome shotgun sequence.
aatggtcaGTGGGTTGGATGTCGCAAAAAAGtctcttttaagttttaacaattcATCTATACATAAAAAAGTGGGACCAAAATGTTAGTGAACTAATGCTGACCAGCTTGTTTCGACCCAATTTAAGTATGACCCATTACACGACCTACACATCTGGCTCTGTGCCTTATATTAAGCTTTTGCATTAACTCAAGTTCATTTCTTGAGATGTCAATATCTTTGCTTTCAGTTCTTTCAGCTGTTTCAGGAGTTACAATTAAAGTTACGGGTCTTCATGAAAGTAAGTAGCTAATACGTTTTCATTTTCTgttagtttctttctttttaagttttatgcTAATTTCTGTTTGCTTTTCTTCTTCAGATTATGTGGTTGCGATCTCATGTGTTCTTTTAGTCGTTCTTTTCTCAATTCAACATCATGGGACACACCGAGTAGCTTTCTTGTTTGCTCCAGTCGTCACAGCATGGCTTCTATCTATTGCTGGCATTGGAATATATAACATAACTCGATGGAACCCGCAAATATTTCACGCTCTTTCGCCAATTTACATGGTGAGATTGCTAAAAAGGACCCGTCGTGAAGGTTGGTTATCTTTAGGAGGAGTTGTCCTTTCAATCACAGGTGTTGAGACCATGTTTGCTGATTTAGGCCATTTTTCAACATTGTCCGTTAAGGTAAGAGTTATATCTGTTGGACTTATGAAGTCTTAATGAAATTTTACAATATTGACTCCATTACTTAGAAACTAGAAAGTATTTTAAAATGTAATCTTTAACCATGAAATCTTCTAACTCAGTTTGCTAAAAACATTTAGATTATTACTTAAATAGTATGACAATTGTAATCATGATTGACACACTGATTGTATACATCATTCAAGTATTTGGACAAAAAATGTTTTGGGTTAACCCATACATGCAACCTGTGCCAAAAATACTCATTTGACCCAAGCCCATTTAAAatgttacccaacccgcccaaCCAGTACCAAGATTATCCATTATGATGATGGTCCACTTTGATCTAATACCGTTATACCGTCCCACTATTTTACCACCTTTAGTAAGATAGCATACACGGATGAATGTTCAAACTTGATAGTATGATTTGTATTTCAGATAGCTTTCACGTTTCTTGTCTATCCTTGCCTGGTTCTTGCGTATTTGGGTGAGGCTGCGTATCTGTCTAGGCATCATGAAGATATCCAAAGAAGCTTTTATAAAGCAATACCAGGCAAGCAGTTAGCCCCGAGACCCTAATGACTAAGAACCATCATGTTCATGATTTAATCGGTTTGGCTTGTTGATTTTTTCAGAAGCTGTGTTCTGGCCCGTGTTCATAGTGGCGACTTTTGCAGCGGTGGTCGGAAGTCAGGCTGCAATTTCAGCCACCTTCTCAATTATTAGTCAATGTTGTGCTTTGAACTGTTTTCCTCACGTGAAAATCGTTCATACCTCAAGAAAGATATATGGGCAGGTCTATATCCCAGAGGTAAACTGGATGCTGTTGATCCTCTGTTTAGCAGTGACGATTGGGTTAAGAGACACAAACATGATAGGACATGCTTACGGTATTCATGTTTGCACTTTAGTTAACTTTGCATTTTTTGACTTCCATTGTCAAGCATGGACTTGCAAATTTGCGTCTTCACGCAGATGTCTTTTCCAAATCTCAACAATAATCTTTAGAAATGCTCTTGTACTAAATTTAAGTTGATGGATACTTATCAAAGAGAGCTTCAAAATGTTGTagtaatttgaaatcaaaagctAGTCTGCttgacctcaaaagtcaaattcATATTCATCAGGAACAAAATGAATAATGGTTTAGAATTTTTATGTTGCAGGTCTTGCAGTGACTACAGTGATGTTCGTTACAACTTGTTTGATGACGTTGGTGATGATCATTGTGTGGAAGCAACAAATTTTAACTGCTGCCACTTTTCTTGTACTTTTCGGGTCAGTGGAACTCCTTTATCTCTCTGCCGCCTTCTTCAAAGTTCCTGAAGGTGGATGGATCCCGCTGCTCCTCTCATTAACCTTCATGTCAGTCATGTTCTTATGGAATTACGGGAAGCTAAAAAAGCATGAGTTTGATTTAGAGAACAAAGTCTCGATGAACCGCATACTCTCATTAGGGCCAAGTCTCGGTATGGTGCGGGTCCCTGGAATCGGACTCGTTTACACTAATCTAGCGACGGGAATCCCAGCAATCTTTGGTCATTTTGTTACCAACTTACCTGCATTTCATCAAGTGTTGGTGTTTGTTTGTGTGAAATCTGTTCAAGTTCCATATGTCAGGGCCGAGGAAAGGATGCTTGTGGGCCGGGTTGGGCCTCGAGAGTATTACATGTTTAGATGTATTGTTAGGTACGGTTACAAAGATGTTCCACATGAAAACTACAATTTTGAGAACCGGTTAGTGGCAGCACTGGTGGAGTATGTTGAGAccgaaggaaaagaaaaagatgaatttGGAGATACTGACAGTGAAAATCTTGATGAAAATGCTCCCGTACACATGTTTACGCTCCCTGACCACGAAGAGAAACTGGTTCAGTCTTTGAAGGAGATCGAGGAGTCGTTTTCTGGGCATTTAGAAACAAACTCAAATCTTAAGAATGAGTCCATCCAGATACTTAAAGCCCGGGAATCAGGAATTGCTTATATACTCGGGCATTCATATGCAAAGGCCAA
It encodes:
- the LOC122608630 gene encoding potassium transporter 1; the encoded protein is MFHPRTSFESLEHGIRNQKSNKASWSTVLSLAYQSLGVVYGDLSTSPLYVYKTTFSGKLSLHEDDEEIYGVLSFIFWTFTFIALLKYVFIVMSADDNGEGGTFALYSLLCRHAKLSMLPNQQENDEKLSAYGVEKTAETWQSYALKSFFEKHTTFRKGLLIFVLLGTCMTIGDGVFTPAISVLSAVSGVTIKVTGLHENYVVAISCVLLVVLFSIQHHGTHRVAFLFAPVVTAWLLSIAGIGIYNITRWNPQIFHALSPIYMVRLLKRTRREGWLSLGGVVLSITGVETMFADLGHFSTLSVKIAFTFLVYPCLVLAYLGEAAYLSRHHEDIQRSFYKAIPEAVFWPVFIVATFAAVVGSQAAISATFSIISQCCALNCFPHVKIVHTSRKIYGQVYIPEVNWMLLILCLAVTIGLRDTNMIGHAYGLAVTTVMFVTTCLMTLVMIIVWKQQILTAATFLVLFGSVELLYLSAAFFKVPEGGWIPLLLSLTFMSVMFLWNYGKLKKHEFDLENKVSMNRILSLGPSLGMVRVPGIGLVYTNLATGIPAIFGHFVTNLPAFHQVLVFVCVKSVQVPYVRAEERMLVGRVGPREYYMFRCIVRYGYKDVPHENYNFENRLVAALVEYVETEGKEKDEFGDTDSENLDENAPVHMFTLPDHEEKLVQSLKEIEESFSGHLETNSNLKNESIQILKARESGIAYILGHSYAKAKKSSSIFAKFAIDIVYSFLSRNCRGTDVILNVPHTSLLEVGMIYYV